Proteins from one Piscinibacter lacus genomic window:
- the mlaD gene encoding outer membrane lipid asymmetry maintenance protein MlaD: protein MQASKHDVWVGLFVLIGGAALLFLALKAGNLLSLSFSPTYTVTARFDNIGGLKPRAAVKSAGVVVGRVASIGFDDQSYQASVVLELETGYNFPKDSSAKILTSGLLGEQYIGLEPGASEKSLAAGDTLTMTQSAVVLENLIGQFLYNRAADNSSAQGGQK from the coding sequence ATGCAAGCTTCCAAACACGACGTCTGGGTCGGTCTCTTCGTGCTGATCGGCGGCGCGGCCCTGCTCTTCCTGGCGCTCAAGGCCGGCAACCTGCTGAGCCTGAGCTTCTCGCCCACCTACACGGTGACGGCGCGCTTCGACAACATCGGCGGCCTCAAGCCGCGCGCGGCGGTCAAGAGCGCGGGCGTCGTCGTCGGCCGGGTGGCGTCGATCGGCTTCGACGATCAGAGCTACCAGGCCAGCGTCGTGCTGGAACTGGAGACCGGCTACAACTTCCCCAAGGACAGCTCGGCCAAGATCCTGACCTCGGGCCTGCTTGGCGAGCAGTACATCGGCCTGGAGCCCGGGGCCTCCGAGAAGTCGCTGGCCGCCGGCGACACCCTCACCATGACCCAGTCCGCCGTGGTGCTGGAGAACCTGATCGGACAGTTCCTGTACAACCGCGCCGCCGACAACAGCAGTGCCCAGGGAGGCCAAAAATGA
- a CDS encoding MlaC/ttg2D family ABC transporter substrate-binding protein: MTVFRRLLRWLVPALLSLGLLAPAARADSGAPDALIKQLSTSVLDSIKADKSILAGDVQKVMLLVDQKILPHVNFQRMTASAVGRNWRQASPEQQKRLQEEFKTLLVRTYAGALSEVRDQTIELKPLRARPEDTEVIVRSEVRGRGEPIQLDYRMEKADSGWKIYDVNVLGVWLVETYRASFAQEISASGIDGLIAKLAERNKSLASKR, encoded by the coding sequence ATGACCGTTTTCCGCCGCCTGCTGCGCTGGCTTGTGCCTGCCCTGCTGAGCCTGGGCCTGCTGGCCCCCGCGGCCCGCGCCGACAGTGGCGCGCCCGATGCGCTGATCAAGCAGCTCTCGACCTCGGTGCTCGACAGCATCAAGGCCGACAAGAGCATCCTGGCCGGTGATGTGCAGAAGGTGATGCTGCTGGTCGACCAGAAGATCCTGCCCCACGTCAACTTCCAGCGCATGACCGCCTCGGCCGTCGGCCGCAACTGGCGCCAGGCCAGCCCCGAGCAGCAGAAGCGCTTGCAGGAAGAGTTCAAGACCCTGCTGGTGCGCACCTATGCCGGCGCGCTGAGCGAGGTGCGCGACCAGACCATCGAGCTCAAGCCCCTGCGCGCCCGGCCCGAGGACACCGAGGTCATCGTGCGCTCCGAGGTGCGCGGCCGCGGCGAGCCCATCCAGCTCGACTACCGCATGGAAAAGGCCGACAGCGGCTGGAAGATCTATGACGTCAATGTGCTCGGCGTCTGGCTGGTCGAGACCTATCGCGCCAGCTTCGCGCAGGAGATTTCCGCCAGCGGCATCGACGGCCTGATCGCCAAGCTGGCCGAGCGCAACAAGAGCCTGGCCAGCAAG
- a CDS encoding MlaA family lipoprotein, with product MNTARQPLRLPLALALALTLGACATTQNPDPLEPVNRKIFAFNEALDEAVVEPAARGYRAVTPELVRTGITNVFANFRDLWSALNNVLQGKGEAAASDWTRFATNTTLGFGGLLDWATPMGLKRYNEDFGQTLGHWGVGSGAYLVLPLFGPTSLRDVSDLPLGNAFSPLVFVDGTGEVIALTGLRIIEIRAQLLDAGQLIDQIALDKYSFVRNAFLQRRQNLVYDGAPPELPQNEERYDLPARP from the coding sequence ATGAACACCGCACGCCAACCGCTACGCCTGCCCCTCGCACTTGCGCTTGCCCTGACGCTGGGGGCCTGCGCGACAACGCAGAACCCCGATCCGCTGGAGCCCGTCAACCGCAAGATCTTCGCCTTCAACGAGGCGCTCGACGAGGCCGTGGTCGAACCCGCCGCGCGCGGCTACCGGGCTGTCACGCCGGAACTGGTGCGAACCGGCATCACCAATGTGTTCGCCAACTTCCGCGATCTTTGGTCGGCACTGAACAACGTGCTGCAAGGCAAGGGCGAGGCCGCGGCCAGCGACTGGACCCGCTTCGCGACCAACACCACCCTGGGCTTCGGCGGCCTGCTCGACTGGGCCACGCCCATGGGCCTCAAGCGCTACAACGAGGACTTCGGCCAGACCCTGGGCCACTGGGGCGTCGGCTCTGGCGCCTACCTGGTGCTGCCGCTGTTCGGGCCGACCAGCTTGCGGGATGTCAGCGACCTGCCGCTGGGCAATGCCTTCTCGCCGCTCGTCTTCGTCGATGGCACGGGCGAGGTGATCGCGCTCACCGGCCTGCGCATCATCGAGATACGCGCCCAGCTGCTCGATGCCGGCCAGTTGATCGACCAGATCGCGCTCGACAAGTACAGCTTTGTCCGCAACGCGTTTCTGCAGCGCCGCCAAAACCTCGTCTACGACGGCGCGCCGCCCGAGCTGCCGCAAAACGAGGAACGCTACGACCTGCCCGCCCGGCCCTGA